One Falsarthrobacter nasiphocae DNA segment encodes these proteins:
- a CDS encoding ABC transporter permease: protein MSSAVTNPKDPRPSAAGAKTPKPVAAGAAAGSTGPGAPQAGRGLGAKIFSGSALVSVLSVLVALIVGALLIVVTDKRVIEASSYFFGRPGDTLSAAWDAVSTAYGALIKGATFDPSVSDLAGRFGIFETLTQATPLILTGLAVTVAFRAGLFNIGGMGQLIAGATAAAWVGFTFHLPAVIHLPLVILAGFLGGAVWGGFVGWLKARTGAHEVIVTIMLNNIALFFLLFLLRGAFKAPGGNQPVSAPVADTAMFPHLLGSEFRLNWAFVMAILAVVFVWWFIERSTFGLKIRAIGANPAAARTAGMVVSRGYILAMVIAGGMAGLAGAGQISGTERTLDDNIAGQLGFDAITVALLGRSTPWGTFWAAILFGAFRAGGQAMSVQADVSIDIVLVVQSLIVLFIAAPPLIKAMFGLERSARAEKKSSRKAAKAA, encoded by the coding sequence GTGAGCAGTGCAGTGACCAATCCCAAGGACCCCAGGCCCTCGGCGGCCGGGGCGAAGACTCCGAAGCCTGTCGCGGCAGGGGCCGCGGCGGGCTCCACCGGACCTGGCGCGCCACAGGCGGGCCGCGGGCTCGGGGCCAAGATCTTCTCCGGCAGCGCGCTCGTCTCGGTGCTCTCAGTCCTCGTCGCCCTGATCGTCGGGGCCCTGCTCATCGTCGTCACGGACAAGCGGGTCATCGAGGCGTCCTCGTACTTCTTCGGACGCCCGGGGGATACGCTCTCCGCCGCGTGGGACGCGGTCTCCACGGCGTACGGGGCCCTCATCAAGGGCGCGACGTTCGACCCGTCGGTCTCCGACCTCGCGGGCCGGTTCGGCATCTTCGAGACCCTGACCCAGGCCACGCCGCTCATCCTGACCGGCCTCGCGGTCACGGTCGCGTTCCGCGCGGGCCTCTTCAACATCGGCGGCATGGGCCAGCTCATCGCGGGCGCCACCGCCGCGGCGTGGGTGGGCTTCACCTTCCACCTGCCGGCCGTCATCCACCTGCCGCTCGTCATCCTCGCAGGCTTCCTCGGCGGCGCGGTGTGGGGCGGGTTCGTCGGCTGGCTCAAGGCCCGCACGGGCGCGCATGAGGTGATCGTGACGATCATGCTCAACAACATCGCGCTCTTCTTCCTCCTCTTTCTCCTGCGCGGCGCGTTCAAGGCCCCGGGCGGCAACCAGCCCGTCTCCGCGCCCGTCGCGGACACGGCGATGTTCCCGCACCTGCTCGGATCGGAGTTCCGCCTCAACTGGGCGTTCGTCATGGCCATCCTCGCCGTCGTCTTCGTCTGGTGGTTCATCGAGCGCTCGACGTTCGGCCTGAAGATCCGGGCCATCGGCGCCAACCCGGCGGCGGCACGGACGGCCGGCATGGTCGTCTCGCGCGGCTACATCCTGGCCATGGTCATCGCCGGAGGCATGGCGGGCCTCGCGGGCGCGGGCCAGATCTCCGGCACGGAGCGCACGCTTGACGACAACATCGCGGGCCAGCTCGGCTTCGACGCCATCACCGTGGCCCTCCTGGGCCGCTCCACCCCGTGGGGTACGTTCTGGGCGGCGATCCTCTTCGGCGCGTTCCGCGCCGGCGGCCAGGCCATGAGCGTCCAGGCAGACGTGTCCATCGACATCGTCCTCGTCGTCCAGTCCCTCATCGTCCTCTTCATCGCGGCCCCGCCGCTCATCAAGGCCATGTTCGGCCTGGAGCGCTCGGCCCGTGCAGAGAAGAAGTCTTCCCGGAAGGCGGCCAAGGCAGCATGA
- a CDS encoding ABC transporter permease produces MSTQTITTEDVAPALTADRIVVKHFKTAVVVAVMAAIALVFALTGESALAALDLSQSSDKIQLAPLAFQALPVLWVLAALLVGAAAFAFARTNATGRVPGWVLAVGASLLLASFLVWLTAGSGSKHLSLAGLFITAMPIVVPIAFGSLSGVLGERAGVVNIAIEGQLLAGAFSAALVSSLTQNAYAGVLGAAVAGAVVAGLLGLFAIRYQVNQIIVGVVLNVLVTGLTGFFFDTLMREEGAGKFNTPAGLDAVPIPLLADIPIIGPTFFNQSLLGYALLVIVAATWFALYKTRWGLRVRAVGEHPKAADTLGVNVNGTRWRNVLLGGIVAGMGGSYFTLVATSAFSKEMTGGLGFIALAAMIFGRWNPVGAFFAALLFGVAGNLASIVSIAKSPVDSAFLAMLPYALTIVAVSGLVGRTRPPAASGEPYTKG; encoded by the coding sequence ATGAGCACGCAGACCATCACAACGGAAGACGTCGCGCCCGCGCTGACCGCGGACCGGATCGTCGTCAAGCACTTCAAGACGGCTGTCGTCGTGGCCGTCATGGCCGCGATCGCGCTCGTCTTCGCGCTGACGGGCGAGAGCGCCCTGGCCGCCTTGGACCTGAGCCAGAGCTCGGACAAGATCCAGCTCGCCCCCCTGGCCTTCCAGGCCCTGCCCGTCCTGTGGGTCCTCGCCGCCCTCCTCGTGGGGGCCGCGGCGTTCGCGTTCGCGCGGACCAACGCCACGGGACGGGTCCCGGGCTGGGTCCTCGCAGTGGGGGCGAGCCTGTTGCTCGCGAGCTTCCTCGTGTGGCTGACGGCGGGATCGGGCTCCAAGCACTTGAGCCTCGCGGGCCTCTTCATCACCGCGATGCCCATCGTCGTCCCCATCGCCTTCGGCTCCCTGTCGGGCGTCCTGGGGGAGCGGGCCGGCGTCGTCAATATCGCCATCGAGGGCCAGCTGCTGGCGGGCGCGTTCTCCGCCGCGCTCGTGTCCAGCCTGACGCAGAACGCCTACGCGGGAGTCCTCGGGGCCGCCGTGGCCGGCGCCGTCGTCGCGGGCCTGCTTGGCCTCTTCGCCATCCGGTACCAGGTCAACCAGATCATCGTCGGTGTCGTTCTCAACGTCCTCGTGACCGGCCTGACGGGCTTCTTCTTCGACACGCTCATGCGCGAGGAGGGCGCCGGGAAGTTCAACACCCCGGCGGGCCTCGACGCCGTGCCGATCCCGCTCCTCGCGGACATCCCGATCATCGGCCCGACCTTCTTCAACCAGTCCCTCCTCGGCTACGCCCTGCTCGTCATCGTCGCCGCCACCTGGTTCGCGCTCTACAAGACGCGCTGGGGCCTGCGGGTCCGCGCCGTCGGCGAGCACCCCAAGGCGGCGGACACGCTCGGCGTCAACGTCAACGGGACGCGCTGGCGCAACGTCCTCCTCGGCGGCATCGTCGCAGGCATGGGCGGCTCCTACTTCACGCTCGTCGCCACGAGCGCGTTCTCCAAGGAGATGACGGGCGGCCTCGGCTTCATCGCCCTCGCCGCCATGATCTTCGGCCGCTGGAACCCGGTGGGCGCGTTCTTCGCGGCCCTCCTCTTCGGCGTCGCGGGCAACCTCGCCTCGATCGTCTCGATCGCGAAGTCTCCCGTGGACTCCGCGTTCCTCGCGATGCTCCCGTACGCGCT